The Stenotrophomonas maltophilia genome includes a region encoding these proteins:
- a CDS encoding ShlB/FhaC/HecB family hemolysin secretion/activation protein, giving the protein MRAVLGTAGLLWVGVVHAQSASPSFAEQQELRERAEREAREREQRQALPDVSREQPAAAIDLHSLELPDEEPCFTLQQLQLDGAHLGPFAFLQRYLDRYRGRCVGQQGIALIVRRASDLALAKGYVTTRIGLPEQSLGSGTLRLQLVPGVIRQIRFNAEDVPDSMWKSAFPARPGDVLNLRALEQGLEQLKRVPSQDVNMELVPGEAPGESDVVISIRHGKRWRASVSLDDAGSRATGKQQVGATAWVDNLARVNDLLSIGVSSDGSADKGRGTHGFNASWSVPLGNWRFSTSTYSSRYKQTIASNADTFASTGTSSNVDLAVERLLVRGQSYRSGIELRVAQRSSHSYVEGVEIEGQRRRTTSVELALLHRQYLGRVQADIRLAHRRGVPWLGGDDDAVGRDDLAPTFRYGLTTLDIGAGGALTSGPRPLAWNTALRYQWSKDTLYGSEFISVGGRYTVNGFDGEVPLGGSRGGYWRNSISWMAHRAIAPYAGIDIGHIERDDRQGIGGGTLSGAHLGARGELGGLAWDGFVGVPMSRPAWLKHEARGHVIGFRASWQF; this is encoded by the coding sequence GTGCGTGCCGTTCTGGGCACCGCGGGACTGTTGTGGGTCGGCGTCGTGCATGCACAGTCGGCCAGTCCCTCGTTCGCCGAGCAGCAGGAACTGCGCGAACGCGCCGAGCGCGAGGCGCGCGAGCGTGAGCAGCGGCAGGCATTGCCGGATGTATCACGCGAACAGCCGGCCGCTGCTATCGATCTGCATTCGCTGGAACTGCCGGACGAAGAGCCGTGCTTCACCCTGCAGCAGCTGCAGCTTGACGGCGCGCATCTGGGGCCGTTCGCGTTCCTGCAGCGCTATCTCGACCGCTACCGTGGCCGCTGCGTGGGCCAGCAGGGCATCGCGCTGATCGTGCGGCGTGCCTCGGATCTGGCGCTGGCCAAGGGCTACGTGACCACCCGCATCGGCCTGCCCGAGCAGAGCCTGGGCAGCGGAACCCTGCGCCTGCAGCTGGTACCGGGCGTGATCCGGCAGATCCGCTTCAACGCTGAAGATGTGCCCGATTCGATGTGGAAGAGTGCGTTTCCCGCGCGGCCGGGGGACGTACTCAATCTGCGCGCGTTGGAACAGGGCCTGGAGCAGCTCAAGCGCGTTCCGTCGCAGGACGTGAACATGGAGCTGGTGCCGGGTGAGGCGCCCGGCGAGTCGGACGTGGTCATCAGCATCCGCCACGGCAAGCGATGGCGTGCCTCGGTGTCGCTGGATGATGCCGGCAGCCGTGCGACCGGAAAGCAGCAGGTCGGCGCGACCGCGTGGGTAGACAACCTGGCTCGCGTCAACGACCTGCTCAGCATTGGCGTCAGCAGCGACGGCAGTGCCGACAAGGGCCGGGGTACCCACGGCTTCAATGCATCGTGGTCGGTTCCGCTGGGCAACTGGCGTTTCAGCACCAGCACCTACAGCTCGCGCTACAAACAGACCATCGCCAGCAACGCCGACACGTTCGCCAGCACCGGCACCTCCAGCAACGTCGACCTGGCCGTGGAACGGCTGCTGGTGCGTGGCCAGAGCTATCGCAGCGGCATCGAGCTGCGCGTGGCGCAACGGTCGTCGCACAGCTACGTGGAAGGCGTGGAGATCGAAGGCCAGCGCCGGCGTACCACCTCGGTCGAGCTGGCGCTGCTGCACCGCCAGTACCTGGGGCGGGTCCAGGCCGATATCCGCCTGGCGCACCGCCGCGGCGTGCCGTGGCTGGGAGGCGATGATGACGCCGTGGGCCGTGATGACCTGGCGCCGACGTTCCGCTATGGGCTGACCACGCTGGATATCGGCGCCGGTGGCGCCCTGACATCCGGGCCGCGTCCGCTGGCATGGAACACCGCGCTCCGCTACCAGTGGAGCAAGGACACGCTGTACGGCTCGGAGTTCATCAGCGTCGGTGGCCGCTATACCGTCAACGGCTTCGACGGCGAGGTGCCACTTGGCGGCAGCCGTGGTGGCTACTGGCGCAACAGCATCAGCTGGATGGCACATCGCGCCATCGCGCCCTATGCGGGCATCGATATCGGCCACATCGAGCGCGACGACCGCCAGGGTATCGGCGGCGGAACCCTCAGCGGCGCCCACCTGGGTGCACGTGGCGAGCTGGGCGGACTGGCGTGGGATGGCTTCGTCGGCGTACCGATGAGCCGCCCGGCGTGGCTCAAGCATGAGGCACGCGGTCACGTGATCGGATTCCGCGCGTCCTGGCAGTTCTGA
- a CDS encoding L-dopachrome tautomerase-related protein, protein MINCRIRSLAAAVLALASSPALAMSGAPLLPSERSIGTLEPVARFEGAMPTSVAVSETGRIFVNFPRWGDEVAYSVAEWRDGRAVPYPDARINRKDGPDPAAHFISVQSVVADGQGRLWVLDTAAPGFSAPQAGGAKLVAIDLATNTVAKTLVFPANVIDARTYVNDVRFDFRVGREGVAYVTDSSLSGIGGIIVIDLATGAASKRLVGHVSTSADAAFVPIVEGRQMRLRNADGSSAPFTVAADGIALSPDGGTLFYTPLSSRHLYSVPTALLRDPKLSDAELAAAVVDLGDKGASDGMEMDANGRLYASDYEHNAIHARDAQGRWATVVHDPRILWPDTLSMGPDGYLYFTANQLHRQAAFNGGVDRRQTPYMVYRTRVDAKPAPTR, encoded by the coding sequence ATGATCAACTGCCGTATCCGCAGCCTGGCGGCTGCCGTCCTGGCCCTGGCCAGTTCCCCCGCGCTGGCGATGTCCGGCGCGCCCCTGCTGCCCAGCGAGCGCAGCATCGGTACCCTTGAACCGGTGGCGCGTTTCGAAGGTGCCATGCCTACCAGCGTGGCGGTATCTGAAACCGGGCGGATCTTCGTCAATTTCCCGCGCTGGGGCGATGAGGTGGCCTACAGCGTGGCCGAATGGCGCGACGGCCGCGCCGTTCCCTATCCGGATGCGCGCATCAACCGCAAGGACGGCCCCGATCCGGCGGCCCATTTCATCAGCGTGCAGAGCGTGGTGGCCGATGGTCAGGGCCGGTTGTGGGTGCTGGATACCGCCGCGCCCGGGTTCTCTGCGCCACAGGCCGGCGGTGCCAAACTGGTGGCGATCGACCTGGCCACCAACACCGTGGCCAAGACGCTGGTGTTCCCGGCCAACGTCATCGACGCGCGCACCTATGTCAACGATGTGCGCTTCGATTTCCGTGTTGGCCGCGAGGGCGTGGCCTACGTCACCGACTCGTCGCTGAGCGGTATCGGCGGCATCATCGTGATCGACCTCGCCACTGGCGCCGCGTCCAAGCGCCTGGTCGGCCACGTGTCCACCTCGGCCGATGCCGCCTTCGTGCCGATCGTGGAAGGGCGGCAGATGCGGCTGCGTAACGCCGATGGTTCGTCGGCGCCGTTCACCGTGGCCGCCGATGGCATCGCCCTGTCGCCCGATGGTGGCACCCTGTTCTACACGCCCTTGTCCAGCCGTCATCTGTACAGCGTGCCGACCGCGCTGCTGCGCGACCCGAAGCTGAGTGACGCGGAACTGGCGGCGGCGGTGGTCGACCTGGGCGACAAGGGCGCCTCCGATGGCATGGAGATGGACGCCAACGGGCGGTTGTATGCCAGCGACTACGAGCACAACGCCATCCATGCCCGTGACGCGCAGGGGCGATGGGCGACGGTGGTGCACGACCCGCGCATCCTGTGGCCGGATACGCTGTCGATGGGGCCGGACGGCTATCTGTATTTCACCGCCAACCAGCTGCATCGACAGGCCGCATTCAATGGCGGCGTGGATCGCCGGCAGACGCCGTACATGGTGTATCGCACCCGGGTGGATGCGAAGCCTGCGCCAACGCGGTGA
- a CDS encoding chloride channel protein, protein MFDLYRLRGRITALVLSEAWRRRAALWGGAVAVALVAILFAKASDAAFHLFQRITSHSPWWALLLTPGIFALLAWLTSGVLKPTRGSGIPQVIAALDKADEPFRKTNLSPAVSAGKLLLTSLSLLGGASVGREGPTVHVGASLMYLFGRWFGFKDPRELSHFLLAGGAAGIAAAFNTPLAGIVFAIEELSGRFEHRFSGTLLTAVIVGGVVSLGLLGNYTYFGHVSARLPLGQGWLAILLCGVVAGLLGGLFARAVLASAAGRPRWLGQLRQRHPVLLAAGCGLVVVVLALVSGEGAFGTGYEQARSLVQGQALVGHEFGLMKLLANLASYVAGIPGGLFSPALAVGAGLGHNLSVLMPGVDPRAFVLLGMCAYLTGVTQAPLTSAVISLELTDSGDLLLPILATVLIARGVSGLVCRVPIYRGLAELLMVPKTAEDVAVEAPAVRTSRTRENGDD, encoded by the coding sequence ATGTTTGATCTTTACCGCCTTCGTGGGCGCATCACCGCGCTGGTCCTCAGCGAGGCCTGGCGCCGCCGCGCCGCGCTGTGGGGCGGCGCGGTGGCCGTGGCACTGGTGGCGATCCTGTTTGCCAAGGCCAGCGATGCGGCCTTCCATCTGTTCCAGCGCATCACCTCGCACTCGCCGTGGTGGGCCCTGCTGCTCACGCCGGGCATCTTCGCGCTGCTGGCCTGGCTCACTTCCGGCGTGCTGAAGCCCACGCGGGGCAGCGGCATTCCGCAGGTCATCGCTGCGCTGGACAAGGCCGATGAGCCGTTCCGGAAAACCAACCTTTCCCCAGCGGTTTCGGCCGGCAAGCTGCTGCTGACCTCGCTGTCGCTGCTGGGGGGCGCATCGGTCGGGCGCGAGGGGCCCACCGTGCACGTAGGCGCCAGCCTGATGTACCTGTTCGGCCGCTGGTTCGGCTTCAAGGATCCCCGCGAGCTCTCGCACTTCCTGTTGGCCGGGGGCGCTGCTGGTATTGCGGCGGCGTTCAACACGCCGCTGGCCGGCATCGTCTTCGCCATCGAGGAGCTCAGCGGCCGTTTCGAACATCGCTTCTCCGGCACCCTGTTGACCGCGGTGATCGTCGGCGGCGTGGTATCGCTCGGCCTGTTGGGCAACTACACCTATTTCGGCCATGTGAGCGCGCGTCTGCCGCTCGGCCAGGGCTGGCTGGCGATCCTGCTGTGCGGCGTGGTGGCGGGCTTGCTGGGAGGCCTGTTCGCACGCGCGGTATTGGCCAGTGCGGCGGGCCGCCCGCGTTGGCTGGGCCAGCTGCGGCAGCGGCATCCGGTATTGCTGGCCGCGGGCTGCGGCCTGGTGGTGGTCGTGCTGGCCCTGGTGTCCGGCGAAGGCGCGTTCGGCACCGGTTACGAACAAGCGCGCAGCCTGGTGCAGGGCCAGGCGCTGGTCGGCCACGAGTTCGGGTTGATGAAGCTGCTGGCCAACCTGGCCTCGTACGTGGCGGGCATTCCCGGTGGCCTGTTCTCACCTGCGTTGGCGGTCGGCGCGGGACTCGGCCACAACCTGTCAGTGCTGATGCCGGGCGTGGACCCGCGCGCGTTCGTCTTGCTGGGCATGTGCGCCTACCTGACCGGTGTGACCCAGGCGCCACTGACCTCGGCGGTGATCTCGCTGGAGCTGACCGACAGCGGCGATCTGCTGCTGCCGATCCTGGCCACGGTGCTGATCGCGCGTGGTGTGTCCGGGCTGGTGTGCCGCGTGCCGATCTACCGCGGGTTGGCGGAGTTGTTGATGGTGCCGAAAACGGCTGAAGATGTGGCTGTCGAGGCGCCTGCTGTGCGAACCTCCCGCACCCGCGAAAATGGAGATGACTAG
- the bioB gene encoding biotin synthase BioB — MAAAIRHDWQHDELQALFDLPFPELLFRAAAVHREHFDPAQVQVSTLLSVKTGGCPEDCAYCPQAQRYSTGVNAQKLMETDAVLAKARQAKAAGASRFCMGAAWRSPKDRDIPKVAAMIAGVKALGLETCATLGMLSGEQARALKDAGLDYYNHNLDTAPDYYDSIIHTRQYQDRLDTLEHVRDAGLKTCCGGIVGMGETRAQRVRLLLALASLPAHPDSVPINKLVQVAGTPLHGSAELDPFEFVRMIAVARIAMPRSMVRLSAGREAMSDELQALCFLAGANSIFYGDKLLTTGNPESERDLALFARLGLQPMAVQVDAEGHDHGGTVHADISADTPGCGCAHAA; from the coding sequence ATGGCTGCTGCCATCCGCCACGACTGGCAACACGACGAACTGCAGGCGCTGTTCGATCTGCCGTTTCCCGAGCTGCTGTTCCGCGCCGCCGCGGTGCATCGCGAGCACTTCGATCCGGCGCAGGTGCAGGTGTCCACGCTGTTGTCGGTGAAGACCGGAGGCTGCCCGGAAGACTGCGCGTACTGCCCGCAGGCGCAGCGCTACAGCACCGGGGTGAACGCGCAGAAGCTGATGGAGACCGACGCGGTGCTGGCCAAGGCGCGCCAGGCCAAGGCCGCCGGTGCATCGCGCTTCTGCATGGGCGCCGCGTGGCGATCGCCGAAGGACCGCGACATCCCGAAGGTGGCGGCGATGATCGCCGGGGTGAAGGCACTGGGGCTGGAGACCTGCGCCACGCTGGGCATGCTCAGCGGCGAGCAGGCGCGTGCGCTGAAGGATGCGGGCCTGGACTACTACAACCACAACCTCGACACCGCGCCTGACTACTACGATTCGATCATCCACACGCGCCAGTACCAGGACCGTCTGGATACGCTGGAGCACGTGCGCGATGCCGGCCTGAAGACCTGCTGCGGTGGCATCGTCGGCATGGGCGAGACGCGCGCGCAGCGCGTCCGCCTGCTGCTGGCGCTGGCCTCGCTGCCGGCACATCCCGATTCGGTGCCGATCAACAAGCTGGTGCAGGTGGCGGGCACGCCGCTGCATGGCAGTGCCGAGCTGGACCCGTTCGAGTTCGTGCGCATGATCGCGGTGGCACGCATCGCCATGCCGCGCTCGATGGTGCGGCTGTCGGCCGGGCGCGAAGCCATGAGCGACGAACTGCAGGCGCTGTGTTTCCTTGCCGGTGCCAATTCGATCTTCTATGGCGACAAGCTGCTGACCACCGGCAACCCGGAGAGCGAGCGCGACCTGGCTTTGTTTGCCCGGCTGGGCCTGCAGCCGATGGCGGTGCAGGTGGATGCCGAGGGCCACGACCACGGCGGCACCGTGCACGCCGATATCAG
- a CDS encoding ComF family protein yields MPALFKSTRLLQAALRVLLPLRCLVCGDPGHDELDLCRACFAELPWAGRACLRCALPLPGNALIVCGICREDVPPQAATHASLLYLPPVDQLLVRYKFHQDLAAGRLLAQLMQRAPPPWSCAPLVPVPLHGRRLRQRGYNQAAELCRLLPMPVWQGLYRRRHTAPQSERSAEQRRDNLFDAFGTRLSPPTRLTVVDDVMTTGSTVMEIAETLRLAGARDVRVWVCARVP; encoded by the coding sequence ATGCCGGCCCTGTTCAAGTCCACTCGCCTCCTGCAGGCGGCACTTCGCGTGCTGCTGCCACTGCGCTGCCTGGTCTGTGGTGATCCTGGCCACGATGAACTTGACCTGTGCCGCGCCTGCTTTGCCGAACTGCCCTGGGCTGGTCGTGCCTGCCTGCGCTGCGCACTCCCGCTACCCGGGAACGCCCTGATCGTCTGCGGGATCTGTCGCGAGGACGTGCCGCCGCAGGCCGCCACACATGCCAGCCTGCTGTACCTTCCACCCGTGGATCAGCTGCTGGTGCGCTACAAGTTCCATCAGGATCTGGCGGCAGGTCGACTGCTTGCGCAGCTGATGCAGCGCGCACCACCCCCCTGGTCGTGCGCGCCGCTGGTGCCGGTGCCGCTGCATGGGCGGCGCCTGCGCCAGCGCGGCTACAACCAGGCCGCCGAACTGTGCCGGTTGCTGCCGATGCCGGTCTGGCAGGGCCTCTACCGGCGCCGCCACACCGCGCCGCAGTCCGAGCGCAGCGCAGAACAGCGCAGGGACAACCTCTTTGACGCATTCGGTACGCGCTTGTCGCCGCCGACACGGCTGACCGTGGTGGACGATGTGATGACCACCGGCAGCACAGTGATGGAAATCGCCGAGACGTTGCGGCTGGCCGGTGCCAGGGACGTGCGGGTATGGGTGTGCGCACGGGTGCCGTAA